GGGCAATGATTTCTTCAAGCAGAGAAAATATAAAGAAGCAGTGGAGTGCTATTCCAGGAGTCTTGCTCTCTCACCAACTGCAGTAGCTTATGCAAACAGGGCAATGGCATATCTTAAACTCAAAAggcatgtttttttttattattttttattatttttttattatagaaAACAACAAATACATGCACCAGATATGCATATCATCCATATAACTGAAAGCCTGCAAAAGTTGGATATGAATAAATATTTATCCCTACATATTTCTTTTGTCTCCTTATTTGCAATTCACTAGATTCCAGGAAGCTGAAGACGATTGCACGGAAGCCTTAAATTTGGATGACCGGTACATTAAAGCGTACTCAAGACGTTCAACGGCTAGAAAAGAACTTGGTAAACTTAAAGATTCCAAGGAAGGTATTTTTCATACCTTTAGTATGTAATGTATGACTCCACAGAAAAGAATACGGCTATAACCTTTCATTAGTcctattgtattgtattgtattgtattgtattgtattgtattgagTATTATCCAACTGCAGATGCAGATTTTGCTTTGAGGTTGGAGCCGCATAACCAAGAGATTAAAAAGCAGTATGCAGAGGCAAAATCTTTGTATGATAAGGTACAtgttctgtttctttttcttcttttaaatAATGTCCTTAAACTTTCTTTCTGGTTCCACCTTCCAGGAACTTCTTAAGAAGGCATCTGCATCGTTGAAAGGACCAACACAAGGGGAACTCAAGGAATTGAAGTTAGATAAAAGTACAAAACGTACACCGAAAATTTCTGAAACCACAAGAGTTACTGCAACTAAAACAGAGAGCCCAGAGGTAACTGGATATTTGCTAGGTGTATATGCTTTTGTTATATGTATGCATGCACATGTGGCGTGTATGCAATTATGCATGCATAATACGTGTgtgtataatattatatatatgtgtgtgtagttGACACGAAAGTTGCAACATCTTATAAATATGCATCGTCTGTTTCTTTTTTCTGAATCTAGTCTTTAAATTTTGCCAGATCAATAAGAATGTTGGCAAGAAAGTTGCAAAAGAGTCGGTTCAACAACTTGCGGCTCGAGCAGTGTCTCTTGCCACTGCCGAAGCTGCAAAAAACATTGTCCCTCCAACCTCCGCTTATCAGTTTGAAGCTTCTTGGCGAGGATTCTCTGGCGATCCTACTCTACAGGCTCGACTCTTAAAGGTACGCACTTGGGGTTTATATAGCTTGTATAAcatgatttttaaataaattgtaTTAGAAGTGTTTCTGTGCTGAGAAATATGCATTATAGTTATTGTTAGAATCTTCGTTTCTGTGCATCATGTTCTATCTCTCTGTTTAAATATGCTAAAGACTTGCCAATTTTGGATCCTTATATTAGTCCTACATTCTAAGAATTAGCTTAAAAGAAAGCAGTTCAAAAGTCACCCAACGTGTATTTTTAATACTTATGCATGGAACATGCTATATCTCTCTGTTAAAAAATAGTGCTTCTTTTGTATCACATTTAACACAAACTATTCATAATTATTTTTAAATCAGTTGTACTAAAAGTGTTTCTGTTAACTTTTCCTACGTTGTTCTtattttaagagtaaattacttttggGGAATTGGCTTGTAATAAttccacctagaccttattggccattaataatcccacctcagaatattccccccaccagtcccacctttcacctatttttcctacaatggtccatcgttaaaaaaacttaacggagttaagcttttttccaaattacaaacagattttttagggcatTTGATCAGAACAACGAtatgagtccattgatgtaaaacttgcctcgaaacggtgctccaagtgacttgattttggttaattggaaatttaaacacccgaattgaagcgtcgttttcatcgtttggagcaccgtttcgaggcaagttttacatccaTGGACTcatatcgtcgttctaatcaaaagccgtaaaaaatctgtttgtaatttggaaaaaagcttaactccgttaagtttttttaacgagggaccattgtaggaaaaataggtgaaaggtgggactggtggggggaatattctgaggtgggattattaatggccaataaggtgtACGTGGGATTATTATAGGCCAATTTCCCATTACTTTTtagcagtgttgtaaaaatcgcgactaggcgacgattagtcggcgattaatcgctagtcgtccAGTTACTGAGTAATTTTTCTTAAATCGGTCCATTAAccgactaggtccgactaggcacgactaggtccgactaggccAGCCAAAAGTCGACGATTCCAGCAAAAAACTTGTATATTCCGGCAAAAACCTCTAAATTCCGGTCAGTTTCCAACCAAATCTTTTGAATTCCAACAATCTAATAATCATGTATACCTATAAATGAGTTGAGTAAGATTTAAaacctagctacttaaaatatttacctataaaaatgtatatatttatacataaaactgaaaattacatataaaaaacccgatccgattaatcctgattaatcccgagtaatcccgagtagtcgctagtccccacttcaccggccgactagcgactagcgagttctccaaccttgctttttagtccctgtgtttcagtggttttaaccacttgagtccaaaatcaaaaagtttaacgccccgAGTCCCTAAccgttcattttataacgttttgagtccaattttgttcattttataacgttttgagtccaattctGTTAAAAAagtggactcaaaaggttaaaatttgaaCTCAAAGGGACTCAAATGGTTATAATAAAAGCgtctagggactcagggcgttaaataTTTTGactttggactcaaatggttaaaaccactaaaacataaggactcaaatagtaatttactctatttttaatTACACTAGTAAAATATCTCGTGCGT
The Helianthus annuus cultivar XRQ/B chromosome 6, HanXRQr2.0-SUNRISE, whole genome shotgun sequence genome window above contains:
- the LOC110865050 gene encoding RNA polymerase II-associated protein 3 isoform X4; translated protein: MEKMEPIKMKNASSNSSTLGVNGRSHETKEPGSGNSQKIGVVGVDRRNTPVNHPSTSIARDENYLKKYDTVSQLSSGFMADDSSVDANSEKELGNDFFKQRKYKEAVECYSRSLALSPTAVAYANRAMAYLKLKRFQEAEDDCTEALNLDDRYIKAYSRRSTARKELGKLKDSKEDADFALRLEPHNQEIKKQYAEAKSLYDKELLKKASASLKGPTQGELKELKLDKSTKRTPKISETTRVTATKTESPEINKNVGKKVAKESVQQLAARAVSLATAEAAKNIVPPTSAYQFEASWRGFSGDPTLQARLLKATDPVALPQIFKNALSASLLIDIIRCVATFFSDETELAVRYLENLPKVSRFNTIIMCLSPADKSDLQRIWDDVFCSKEVAPEILQQLRPKYCC